A single region of the Brachypodium distachyon strain Bd21 chromosome 3, Brachypodium_distachyon_v3.0, whole genome shotgun sequence genome encodes:
- the LOC100826450 gene encoding probable cation transporter HKT6 isoform X1: MKHSRVATKLSSFAKSGQQSMKYSCQFICQTNPLFIQLTYFTLISFAGYEALKVLKSQDKSNTMKDLDLLFTSVSASTVSSMATVEMEDFSSTQLWILAILMLIGSEVFTSILGLHFMRVKFNTEKPANKSDRSSHVDIESINAANFDPSPSQGTEVTVPSSQLCLANKEHVDPKTIKFLGTVVMAYLLITNLGSLLLIYIYLKLVPDAQEVLKRKGIGNFLFSVFTAISSVANCGFTPVNENMVIFQKNSILLLLIIPQILAGNTLFAPCLRYMVWTFKKITGKEECHFILQHPKAIGCRHLMSTRKCVYLVVTVVSFIILQTILFCSLEWSSEALQEMSSYEKIVGALFQSTNARHAGESVVDLSSVSSAITVLYTVMMYLPGYTSFLHNYEDPYSKARERDNSRRLLKDWVFSQLSYLAIFLMLICITEREAMTTDPLNFNVFSILFEIVSAYGNVGFSVGYSCKRLLKHDVYCKDASYGFVGKWSDKGKLILIVVMVFGRLKTFNLKGGSAWKLR, from the exons AACTAACTTATTTCACCTTGATCTCATTTGCTGGATATGAAGCTCTAAAGGTCCTTAAGTCTCAAGACAAGTCAAAtacaatgaaagatttggaCCTGTTATTTACTTCTGTCTCTGCATCAACTGTCTCAAGCATGGCTACGGTTGAAATGGAGGATTTCTCAAGCACTCAACTCTGGATTTTGGCAATTTTAATGCTGATTGGTAGCGAGGTATTCACTTCAATACTTGGTCTGCACTTCATGAGGGTTAAATTCAATACAGAAAAGCCAGCCAACAAAAGTGACCGCTCATCTCATGTTGATATTGAATCTATTAATGCTGCAAACTTTGATCCCAGCCCTAGCCAAGGCACAGAAGTTACGGTGCCATCTTCCCAACTCTGCCTGGCAAACAAGGAACACGTCGACCCCAAGACTATCAAATTTTTAGGTACTGTAGTGATGGCCTATCTTCTAATAACAAACTTAGGGAGCCTCCTACTTATTTACATCTACCTCAAACTAGTACCAGATGCACAAGAAGTTCTGAAGAGAAAAGGGATTGGGAACTTCCTATTTTCTGTATTTACAGCTATATCCTCAGTTGCAAATTGTGGCTTCACTCCAGTAAATGAGAACATGGTTATCTTCCAGAAAAACTCCATTCTACTATTGCTAATTATTCCTCAGATACTAGCAGGAAACACATTATTTGCACCATGCCTGAGATACATGGTGTGGACATTCAAGAAGATTACTGGGAAAGAAGAATGCCATTTCATTCTTCAGCATCCAAAGGCCATTGGATGCAGGCACCTTATGAGTACAAGGAAGTGTGTTTATTTAGTTGTAACTGTCGTGAGCTTTATCATTCTGCAAACCATATTGTTTTGCTCTTTGGAATGGAGCTCAGAGGCTTTGCAGGAAATGAGCAGCTATGAAAAGATAGTAGGCGCTCTCTTCCAATCAACCAATGCGAGGCATGCTGGTGAATCTGTTGTGGATCTCTCAAGCGTCTCTTCAGCAATCACAGTCTTATACACCGTCATGAT GTATCTCCCGGGTTACACTTCATTTTTACACAATTATGAAGATCCGTATTCTAAggctagagagagagataacAGCAGAAGGCTATTGAAGGATTGGGTCTTCTCCCAGTTGTCTTACTTGGCTATCTTTCTAATGCTAATTTGCATTACTGAGCGGGAAGCAATGACCACAGATCCACTTAATTTCAATGTTTTCAGCATATTGTTTGAAATTGTCAG TGCATATGGAAACGTGGGCTTCTCGGTTGGTTACAGTTGCAAGAGGTTACTGAAACACGACGTATACTGCAAGGATGCTTCATATGGATTTGTTGGAAAATGGAGTGACAAGGGAAAATTAATTCTGATCGTTGTCATGGTTTTCGGGAGGCTTAAGACGTTCAATTTGAAGGGAGGAAGTGCATGGAAGCTTAGATAA
- the LOC100826450 gene encoding probable cation transporter HKT6 isoform X2: protein MKHSRVATKLSSFAKSGQQSMKYSCQFICQTNPLFIQLTYFTLISFAGYEALKVLKSQDKSNTMKDLDLLFTSVSASTVSSMATVEMEDFSSTQLWILAILMLIGSEVFTSILGLHFMRVKFNTEKPANKSDRSSHVDIESINAANFDPSPSQGTEVTVPSSQLCLANKEHVDPKTIKFLGNTLFAPCLRYMVWTFKKITGKEECHFILQHPKAIGCRHLMSTRKCVYLVVTVVSFIILQTILFCSLEWSSEALQEMSSYEKIVGALFQSTNARHAGESVVDLSSVSSAITVLYTVMMYLPGYTSFLHNYEDPYSKARERDNSRRLLKDWVFSQLSYLAIFLMLICITEREAMTTDPLNFNVFSILFEIVSAYGNVGFSVGYSCKRLLKHDVYCKDASYGFVGKWSDKGKLILIVVMVFGRLKTFNLKGGSAWKLR from the exons AACTAACTTATTTCACCTTGATCTCATTTGCTGGATATGAAGCTCTAAAGGTCCTTAAGTCTCAAGACAAGTCAAAtacaatgaaagatttggaCCTGTTATTTACTTCTGTCTCTGCATCAACTGTCTCAAGCATGGCTACGGTTGAAATGGAGGATTTCTCAAGCACTCAACTCTGGATTTTGGCAATTTTAATGCTGATTGGTAGCGAGGTATTCACTTCAATACTTGGTCTGCACTTCATGAGGGTTAAATTCAATACAGAAAAGCCAGCCAACAAAAGTGACCGCTCATCTCATGTTGATATTGAATCTATTAATGCTGCAAACTTTGATCCCAGCCCTAGCCAAGGCACAGAAGTTACGGTGCCATCTTCCCAACTCTGCCTGGCAAACAAGGAACACGTCGACCCCAAGACTATCAAATTTTTAG GAAACACATTATTTGCACCATGCCTGAGATACATGGTGTGGACATTCAAGAAGATTACTGGGAAAGAAGAATGCCATTTCATTCTTCAGCATCCAAAGGCCATTGGATGCAGGCACCTTATGAGTACAAGGAAGTGTGTTTATTTAGTTGTAACTGTCGTGAGCTTTATCATTCTGCAAACCATATTGTTTTGCTCTTTGGAATGGAGCTCAGAGGCTTTGCAGGAAATGAGCAGCTATGAAAAGATAGTAGGCGCTCTCTTCCAATCAACCAATGCGAGGCATGCTGGTGAATCTGTTGTGGATCTCTCAAGCGTCTCTTCAGCAATCACAGTCTTATACACCGTCATGAT GTATCTCCCGGGTTACACTTCATTTTTACACAATTATGAAGATCCGTATTCTAAggctagagagagagataacAGCAGAAGGCTATTGAAGGATTGGGTCTTCTCCCAGTTGTCTTACTTGGCTATCTTTCTAATGCTAATTTGCATTACTGAGCGGGAAGCAATGACCACAGATCCACTTAATTTCAATGTTTTCAGCATATTGTTTGAAATTGTCAG TGCATATGGAAACGTGGGCTTCTCGGTTGGTTACAGTTGCAAGAGGTTACTGAAACACGACGTATACTGCAAGGATGCTTCATATGGATTTGTTGGAAAATGGAGTGACAAGGGAAAATTAATTCTGATCGTTGTCATGGTTTTCGGGAGGCTTAAGACGTTCAATTTGAAGGGAGGAAGTGCATGGAAGCTTAGATAA
- the LOC100826450 gene encoding probable cation transporter HKT6 isoform X3: MKHSRVATKLSSFAKSGQQSMKYSCQFICQTNPLFIQLTYFTLISFAGYEALKVLKSQDKSNTMKDLDLLFTSVSASTVSSMATVEMEDFSSTQLWILAILMLIGSEILAGNTLFAPCLRYMVWTFKKITGKEECHFILQHPKAIGCRHLMSTRKCVYLVVTVVSFIILQTILFCSLEWSSEALQEMSSYEKIVGALFQSTNARHAGESVVDLSSVSSAITVLYTVMMYLPGYTSFLHNYEDPYSKARERDNSRRLLKDWVFSQLSYLAIFLMLICITEREAMTTDPLNFNVFSILFEIVSAYGNVGFSVGYSCKRLLKHDVYCKDASYGFVGKWSDKGKLILIVVMVFGRLKTFNLKGGSAWKLR, encoded by the exons AACTAACTTATTTCACCTTGATCTCATTTGCTGGATATGAAGCTCTAAAGGTCCTTAAGTCTCAAGACAAGTCAAAtacaatgaaagatttggaCCTGTTATTTACTTCTGTCTCTGCATCAACTGTCTCAAGCATGGCTACGGTTGAAATGGAGGATTTCTCAAGCACTCAACTCTGGATTTTGGCAATTTTAATGCTGATTGGTAGCGAG ATACTAGCAGGAAACACATTATTTGCACCATGCCTGAGATACATGGTGTGGACATTCAAGAAGATTACTGGGAAAGAAGAATGCCATTTCATTCTTCAGCATCCAAAGGCCATTGGATGCAGGCACCTTATGAGTACAAGGAAGTGTGTTTATTTAGTTGTAACTGTCGTGAGCTTTATCATTCTGCAAACCATATTGTTTTGCTCTTTGGAATGGAGCTCAGAGGCTTTGCAGGAAATGAGCAGCTATGAAAAGATAGTAGGCGCTCTCTTCCAATCAACCAATGCGAGGCATGCTGGTGAATCTGTTGTGGATCTCTCAAGCGTCTCTTCAGCAATCACAGTCTTATACACCGTCATGAT GTATCTCCCGGGTTACACTTCATTTTTACACAATTATGAAGATCCGTATTCTAAggctagagagagagataacAGCAGAAGGCTATTGAAGGATTGGGTCTTCTCCCAGTTGTCTTACTTGGCTATCTTTCTAATGCTAATTTGCATTACTGAGCGGGAAGCAATGACCACAGATCCACTTAATTTCAATGTTTTCAGCATATTGTTTGAAATTGTCAG TGCATATGGAAACGTGGGCTTCTCGGTTGGTTACAGTTGCAAGAGGTTACTGAAACACGACGTATACTGCAAGGATGCTTCATATGGATTTGTTGGAAAATGGAGTGACAAGGGAAAATTAATTCTGATCGTTGTCATGGTTTTCGGGAGGCTTAAGACGTTCAATTTGAAGGGAGGAAGTGCATGGAAGCTTAGATAA